From a region of the Theobroma cacao cultivar B97-61/B2 chromosome 8, Criollo_cocoa_genome_V2, whole genome shotgun sequence genome:
- the LOC18591847 gene encoding pentatricopeptide repeat-containing protein At1g09900, with protein MDMIVHTNHAHEGFCSFQHFHREGLRNGISFLEVRVKAKAVANFSSVKAYAGCKPVGFQKQRRCRVLAVSKVESAGVNGRFQNLDSSSQGHLGNGHVSSSPLKSLHNFEESGSNNQLRKFVRNGELEEGFKLLEGMVYHGEIPDIIACTSLIRGFCKKGKTRKATRVMEIIEDSGAVPDVITYNVLISGYCKAGEIDNALQVLDRMSVAPDVVTYNTILRSLCDSGKLKQAMEVMDRQLQRECYPDVITYTILIEATCKESGVGQAMKLLDEMRSRGCKPDVVTYNVLVNGICKEGRLDEAIKFLNNMPSYGCQPNVITHNIILRSMCSTGRWMDAERLLADMLRKGCSPSVVTFNILINFLCRKGLLGRAIDILEKMPKHGCTPNSLSYNPLLHGFCKEKKMERAIEYLEIMVSRGCYPDIVTYNTLLTALCKDGKVDVAVEILNQLSTKGCSPVLITYNTVIDGLSKVGKTDQAIKLLEEMRAKGLKPDIITYSSLVGGLSREGKVDDAIKFFHDFERMGIRPNAITYNSIMLGLCKARQTDRAIDFLAYMVMRGCKPTESTYTILIEGLAYEGFANEALELLNELCSRGVVKKSSAEQVAVKM; from the coding sequence ATGGATATGATAGTACATACAAATCATGCCCATGAAGGGTTTTGTTCATTTCAACACTTTCACAGGGAGGGTTTAAGAAATGGTATTAGTTTTTTAGAAGTTAGGGTTAAGGCTAAAGCTGTTGCCAATTTTAGTTCTGTGAAAGCTTATGCGGGATGCAAACCTGTGGGGTTTCAAAAGCAAAGGCGGTGTAGGGTCCTTGCTGTTTCAAAGGTTGAAAGTGCTGGCGTTAATGGTAGGTTTCAAAATCTTGACAGCTCTTCACAAGGGCACTTGGGAAATGGTCATGTTTCGTCAAGTCCGCTGAAATCCTTGCACAATTTTGAGGAATCTGGTAGCAATAATCAACTCCGTAAATTTGTTAGAAATGGTGAACTGGAAGAAGGGTTTAAGCTTCTTGAGGGCATGGTTTATCATGGTGAGATTCCTGATATTATAGCTTGTACAAGTTTAATTCGTGGATTTTGTAAGAAAGGCAAGACTAGGAAGGCTACGCGGGTTATGGAGATTATAGAAGATTCAGGGGCAGTTCCTGATGTTATAACGTATAATGTGTTGATTAGTGGCTATTGCAAGGCAGGGGAGATTGATAATGCTTTACAAGTCTTGGATCGAATGAGTGTTGCTCCAGATGTTGTTACATATAATACAATTTTGCGAAGCTTGTGTGATAGTGGGAAGTTGAAGCAAGCAATGGAAGTTATGGATCGACAATTGCAGAGAGAATGTTATCCAGATGTGATTACATATACAATTTTGATTGAAGCGACTTGCAAGGAAAGTGGTGTTGGACAGGCTATGAAGCTATTGGATGAGATGAGGAGTAGAGGATGTAAACCAGATGTGGTTACTTATAATGTTCTTGTCAATGGGATTTGTAAGGAGGGGAGATTGGATGAAGCAATCAAGTTCTTGAATAACATGCCATCATATGGATGCCAACCCAATGTGATTACTCATAATATTATCTTGCGTAGCATGTGTAGCACTGGCAGGTGGATGGATGCAGAGAGATTGTTAGCTGATATGCTTCGAAAAGGCTGTTCTCCTAGTGTAGTTACTTTTAATATCCTCATTAATTTCTTATGCCGGAAGGGTTTACTGGGCCGAGCAATTGACATTTTGGAGAAGATGCCCAAGCATGGGTGTACTCCTAATTCCTTAAGTTATAATCCACTGCTTCATGGGTTCtgcaaagaaaagaagatggAGAGAGCAATTGAGTATTTGGAGATAATGGTGTCTAGAGGTTGCTACCCGGACATTGTGACCTATAACACTTTGCTCACAGCATTATGCAAAGATGGGAAGGTTGATGTGGCAGTTGAGATACTCAATCAGCTGAGTACCAAGGGTTGCTCGCCTGTTTTGATCACATACAATACTGTGATTGATGGGCTGTCAAAGGTAGGGAAAACAGATCAAGCTATAAAACTTTTGGAGGAGATGCGTGCCAAGGGTCTAAAGCCTGATATAATTACCTACTCTTCACTTGTTGGAGGACTTAGTAGGGAAGGAAAGGTTGATGATGCAATAAAGTTTTTTCATGACTTTGAGAGAATGGGTATTAGGCCAAATGCCATAACCTATAACTCTATCATGCTGGGCCTTTGTAAGGCTCGGCAGACTGACCGTGCAATTGACTTTTTGGCTTATATGGTGATGAGGGGATGTAAACCTACTGAATCTACATACACCATTCTCATTGAAGGCTTAGCTTATGAAGGCTTTGCTAATGAGGCTTTGGAGTTACTAAATGAGTTGTGCTCCAGAGGTGTTGTGAAGAAAAGTTCAGCAGAACAGGTAGCTGTCAAGATGTAG
- the LOC18591849 gene encoding oligopeptide transporter 2: MTSLEIEYNADVVSAVDEDDVSPVEEVRLTVSNDDDTTLPVWTFRMWFLGLFSCCLLSFLNTFFSYRTEPLQVTMISIQVASLPAGKFLARVLPTTKFKIPGFGSREFTLNPGPFNVKEHVLISIFANAGAAFGGGTAYAIGIVNIIRAFYHKKISFLASWILVITTQVLGYGWAGIMRKFVVEPAQMWWPSSLVQVSLFRAMHEKDSKRMSRGKFFLIALICSFSWYVFPGYLFPTLSAISWVCWAFPKSVTAQQIGSGMDGIGIGSFAIDWSVIASFLGSPLVTPFFAIVNIFVGYALFMYIILPIAYWGVNVYNAKNFPIFSSHLFNHKGEPYNVSEIVNDKFEIELPAYEQQGRVNLSVFFSLTYGIGFAAIIATLSHVAVFNGKEIYAQLQASFKGKEDIHTKLMKKYKNIPNWWFHLMLVLTLLLSLVMCIFLKREIQMPWWGLIFAAGLALAFTLPISIITATTNQSPGLNVITEYIMGYILPGKPIANVCFKTYGYISMAQAVSFLNDFKLGHYMKIPPRSMFVVQAMGTIIAGTINLAVAWWLLTTVENICQDQLLPPNSPWTCPGDRVFYDASVIWGLVGPKRIFGPLGNYAALNWFFLGGALGPVVVWLFHKAFPNQKWISLINLPVLLGATAAMPPATSLNFNCWIIVGVIFNYYVFKYRKGWWQRYNYVLSAALDAGLAFMGVLLYFTLTVQGISISWWGAEGEHCDLASCPTAKGIVVDGCPVY; this comes from the exons ATGACGTCTCTCGAAATAGAGTACAACGCCGACGTCGTTTCGGCGGTCGACGAAGATGACGTCTCCCCCGTAGAAGAAGTTCGTCTAACCGTTTCTAACGACGACGATACAACACTCCCTGTTTGGACATTCCGAATGTGGTTCCTTGGACTCTTCTCATGCTGTCTTCTTTCCTTCCTCAACACTTTTTTCAGTTACCGTACGGAGCCGCTCCAGGTTACCATGATCTCCATCCAGGTGGCGTCACTCCCTGCGGGAAAGTTCCTGGCGAGAGTGCTACCAACCACCAAGTTTAAGATCCCCGGGTTCGGAAGCCGCGAGTTTACGCTTAACCCGGGCCCTTTTAACGTTAAAGAGCATGTCTTGATCTCTATCTTCGCTAATGCTGGGGCTGCCTTTGGAGGCGGTACGGCTTATGCTATTGGTATCGTGAATATTATTCGGGCCTTCTATCATAAAAAGATCAGTTTTTTGGCTAGTTGGATTCTAGTCATCACCACACAG GTTTTGGGGTATGGATGGGCGGGGATTATGAGGAAGTTTGTGGTGGAACCTGCGCAGATGTGGTGGCCAAGTAGCCTGGTTCAGGTTTCTCTTTtcag GGCCATGCATGAGAAAGACAGCAAACGCATGTCCCGAGGGAAGTTCTTCTTGATTGCACTTATTTGCAGCTTCTCCTGGTATGTGTTTCCAGGCTACCTCTTCCCCACGTTATCAGCCATTTCTTGGGTCTGCTGGGCTTTTCCCAAGTCAGTAACTGCCCAGCAGATCGGATCAGGCATGGACGGGATTGGCATTGGATCCTTTGCCATTGACTGGTCAGTCATAGCCTCTTTCCTTGGCAGCCCTCTGGTCACCCCTTTTTTTGCAATTGTTAACATCTTTGTAGGCTATGCGTTATTTATGTATATCATACTTCCAATTGCCTATTGGGGAGTAAACGTATATAACGCCAAGAATTTCCCAATTTTCTCCTCGCATTTGTTTAATCACAAGGGAGAACCGTACAACGTATCAGAAATTGTAAATGACAAATTTGAAATAGAATTGCCAGCATACGAGCAGCAGGGACGTGTAAACCTGAGCGTGTTCTTTTCTCTCACCTATGGTATTGGCTTTGCTGCCATTATAGCTACTCTTTCGCACGTGGCTGTTTTTAATGGAAA GGAGATATATGCACAACTGCAAGCTTCTTTCAAGGGAAAAGAAGATATCCATACCAAGTTAATGAAGAAGTATAAGAACATACCTAACTGGTGGTTTCACCTGATGCTTGTGTTGACATTGCTACTCTCTCTTGTGATGTGTATTTTTTTGAAACGTGAAATTCAAATGCCTTGGTGGGGGCTTATCTTTGCGGCAGGCCTTGCTTTAGCTTTCACTCTTCCTATCAGCATCATAACTGCCACTACAAATCAG TCACCAGGACTCAATGTCATCACAGAGTACATCATGGGTTACATATTACCAGGAAAACCAATAGCCAATGTCTGCTTTAAAACTTACGGATATATAAGCATGGCACAGGCAGTTTCCTTTCTTAATGATTTCAAGCTGGGCCATTACATGAAGATTCCACCAAGATCGATGTTTGTAGTCCAG GCCATGGGAACTATAATAGCCGGAACAATCAACCTTGCAGTAGCATGGTGGCTGCTGACTACCGTTGAGAACATATGCCAGGATCAACTACTTCCTCCCAACAGTCCCTGGACATGTCCTGGTGACCGAGTCTTCTATGATGCATCTGTTATCTGGGGTCTGGTTGGACCAAAAAGGATCTTCGGTCCTCTTGGAAACTACGCCGCTCTGAACTGGTTCTTCCTTGGAGGTGCCTTGGGACCTGTCGTGGTATGGCTATTCCACAAAGCTTTCCCTAACCAGAAATGGATCTCACTGATCAACCTTCCAGTGCTCTTGGGAGCAACAGCGGCAATGCCACCAGCGACATCACTGAACTTCAATTGCTGGATTATCGTTGGAGTCATCTTCAATtactatgtttttaaatacCGGAAAGGTTGGTGGCAGAGGTACAACTATGTTCTCTCAGCAGCCCTTGATGCTGGCCTGGCTTTCATGGGAGTGCTCTTATATTTCACATTGACCGTGCAAGGTATTAGCATATCCTGGTGGGGAGCCGAAGGCGAGCACTGCGATCTGGCTTCCTGTCCAACTGCCAAAGGCATAGTTGTAGATGGCTGTCCAGTGTACTAG